One segment of Polypterus senegalus isolate Bchr_013 chromosome 8, ASM1683550v1, whole genome shotgun sequence DNA contains the following:
- the LOC120533506 gene encoding gastrula zinc finger protein XlCGF57.1-like isoform X3, which produces MESTRRPVIIYESVWRKLERRSLSLCLPVVVCPDVKYQQTAHGENITLTSTSDILTRSPMQLSALPVVHKTEIDTINTPQQVNSTPLEETCVLQEQKKSLKCASKDKGNPWNHVTQGPYVCSECGKQFSRKSNLKTHNRIHTGEKPHCCSECGKRFSQRIHLDSHRISHTGEKPFCCSECGRGFTRKHRLDSHMTIHTGTQPYSCVECGKRFGDRRNLKEHMRIHNGENPLCCSECGIRFSTRRNLYKHERIHNGGKPYCCGECGKVFTKRNALETHKIVHTGEKPYSCCECGKQFSFKSTYKSHMKAHTGEKPFGCSECGKRFSQRGHLENHMAIHTGEKPYCCCECGKRFSSKSYLRAHNSVHTVEKPYCCSECGKGFSQRCRLETHKTVHTGEKPYSCCECGKRFSFKSSYSNHMTSHTGEKPFGCLECGKRFSKSSTLKAHNKIHTGEKPFCCSECGKRFLQKSHLESHTIIHKGEKPFSCSECGKRFSRKHCVKSHMRVHTRGKP; this is translated from the exons ATGGAGAGCACCAGGAGGCCAGTCATCATCTACGAGTCAGTCTGGAGAAA ACTGGAGCGTCGCAGCTTGTCCTTGTGTCTACCTGTTGTGGTCTGTCCTGATGTGAAGTATCAACAGACGGCACATGGTGAAAATATAACATTGACATCTACATCAGATATTTTGACAAGATCCCCCATGCAGTTAAGTGCTCTGCCAGTTGTGCACAAAACAGAGATAGACACAATTAACACGCCACAACAAGTGAACAGTACTCCTTTGGAAGAAACGTGTGTCTTACAAGAGCAAAAGAAAAGTCTGAAATGTGCATCTAAAGACAAAGGCAATCCGTGGAACCATGTGACTCAAGGGCCTTAtgtctgttctgaatgtggaaagcaATTTTCACGAAAATCCAATCTTAAGACCCACAATAGAATTCACACTGGGGAAAAACcccattgctgttctgaatgtggaaaaagattTTCACAAAGGATCCATCTTGACAGCCACAGAATaagtcacactggagagaaacccttttgctgttctgaatgtggaagagGGTTTACAAGAAAGCATCGGCTCGATAGCCACATGACAATTCATACTGGAACTCAGCCATACAGCTGTgtagaatgtggcaaacgattcggTGACAGGAGAAATCTTAAAGAGCACATGAGAATTCACAATGGGGAAAATCCTCTCTGTTGTTCCGAGTGTGGTATACGATTCTCAACAAGGCGAAATCTATATAAACACGAAAGAATTCATAATGGAGGTAAACCCTATTGTTGTGGTGAATGTGGAAAagtatttacaaaaagaaatgcaCTTGAAACCCACAAAATAGTTCATACTGGGGAGAAACCGTATTCCTGTTGcgaatgtggtaaacaattctcATTCAAGAGCACCTATAAAAGCCACATGAAagctcacactggagagaagccatttgGCTGCTCGGAATGTGGAAAGCGATTTTCACAAAGAGGCCATCTTGAGAACCACATGGCAATTCATAcaggagagaaaccatattgctgttgtGAATGTGGAAAGAGATTTTCAAGTAAATCCTATCTTAGGGCTCACAATAGCGTTCACACTGTAGAGAAACcctattgctgctctgaatgtggaaagGGATTTTCACAAAGATGCAGACTTGAAACCCACAAAACAGTTCATACCGGAGAGAAACCATATTCCTGttgtgaatgtggcaaacgattctctttCAAGAGCAGCTATAGCAACCACATGACaagtcacactggagagaagccatttgGCTGCTTGGAATGTGGAAAACGATTTTCAAAAAGTAGCACCCTTAAGGCCCACAAtaaaattcacactggagagaaacccttttgctgttctgagtgtggaAAACGATTTTTACAAAAGAGTCACCTTGAGAGCCACACAATTATTCACAAGGGGGAAAAACCCTTCAGCTGTTCTGAGTGTGGAAAAAGATTTTCAAGAAAACATTGCGTTAAGAGCCACATGAGAGTTCATACTCGAGGGAAGCCGTGA
- the LOC120533506 gene encoding gastrula zinc finger protein XlCGF57.1-like isoform X1, which produces MDVTEAMYQSDMNAMEKRIVNIKEEEDCEWEYAYHQRKSLCIKNEDCEQGAVGIKEEAEEKPVVSGIQKQVKEEDLQSESVHLSGCRDGGVSGSVSPQGKINPIQEHSVSKKSDICSNAKTIEETSWRAPGGQSSSTSQSGETDRLERRSLSLCLPVVVCPDVKYQQTAHGENITLTSTSDILTRSPMQLSALPVVHKTEIDTINTPQQVNSTPLEETCVLQEQKKSLKCASKDKGNPWNHVTQGPYVCSECGKQFSRKSNLKTHNRIHTGEKPHCCSECGKRFSQRIHLDSHRISHTGEKPFCCSECGRGFTRKHRLDSHMTIHTGTQPYSCVECGKRFGDRRNLKEHMRIHNGENPLCCSECGIRFSTRRNLYKHERIHNGGKPYCCGECGKVFTKRNALETHKIVHTGEKPYSCCECGKQFSFKSTYKSHMKAHTGEKPFGCSECGKRFSQRGHLENHMAIHTGEKPYCCCECGKRFSSKSYLRAHNSVHTVEKPYCCSECGKGFSQRCRLETHKTVHTGEKPYSCCECGKRFSFKSSYSNHMTSHTGEKPFGCLECGKRFSKSSTLKAHNKIHTGEKPFCCSECGKRFLQKSHLESHTIIHKGEKPFSCSECGKRFSRKHCVKSHMRVHTRGKP; this is translated from the exons ATGGATGTGACAGAGGCGATGTACCAGTCTGACATGAATGCGATGGAGAAAAGGATCGTAAATattaaggaggaggaggactgtgaaTGGGAATACGCCTATCATCAACGGAAAAGTCTGTGCATTAAAAATGAGGATTGTGAACAGGGGGCAGTGGGCATTAAGGAAGAGGCTGAGGAGAAGCCTGTCGTCAGTGGGATACAGAAACAAGTCAAGGAGGAAGACCTTCAGTCAGAGTCCGTCCATTTGTCTGGATGTAGAGATGGAGGTGTAAGTGGATCAGTCTCCCCTCAGGGTAAAATAAATCCCATTCAGGAGCATTCTGTCAGCAAGAAGTCTGATATTTGTTCTAATGCAAAGACCATTGAGGAAACATCATGGAGAGCACCAGGAGGCCAGTCATCATCTACGAGTCAGTCTGGAGAAA CAGATAGACTGGAGCGTCGCAGCTTGTCCTTGTGTCTACCTGTTGTGGTCTGTCCTGATGTGAAGTATCAACAGACGGCACATGGTGAAAATATAACATTGACATCTACATCAGATATTTTGACAAGATCCCCCATGCAGTTAAGTGCTCTGCCAGTTGTGCACAAAACAGAGATAGACACAATTAACACGCCACAACAAGTGAACAGTACTCCTTTGGAAGAAACGTGTGTCTTACAAGAGCAAAAGAAAAGTCTGAAATGTGCATCTAAAGACAAAGGCAATCCGTGGAACCATGTGACTCAAGGGCCTTAtgtctgttctgaatgtggaaagcaATTTTCACGAAAATCCAATCTTAAGACCCACAATAGAATTCACACTGGGGAAAAACcccattgctgttctgaatgtggaaaaagattTTCACAAAGGATCCATCTTGACAGCCACAGAATaagtcacactggagagaaacccttttgctgttctgaatgtggaagagGGTTTACAAGAAAGCATCGGCTCGATAGCCACATGACAATTCATACTGGAACTCAGCCATACAGCTGTgtagaatgtggcaaacgattcggTGACAGGAGAAATCTTAAAGAGCACATGAGAATTCACAATGGGGAAAATCCTCTCTGTTGTTCCGAGTGTGGTATACGATTCTCAACAAGGCGAAATCTATATAAACACGAAAGAATTCATAATGGAGGTAAACCCTATTGTTGTGGTGAATGTGGAAAagtatttacaaaaagaaatgcaCTTGAAACCCACAAAATAGTTCATACTGGGGAGAAACCGTATTCCTGTTGcgaatgtggtaaacaattctcATTCAAGAGCACCTATAAAAGCCACATGAAagctcacactggagagaagccatttgGCTGCTCGGAATGTGGAAAGCGATTTTCACAAAGAGGCCATCTTGAGAACCACATGGCAATTCATAcaggagagaaaccatattgctgttgtGAATGTGGAAAGAGATTTTCAAGTAAATCCTATCTTAGGGCTCACAATAGCGTTCACACTGTAGAGAAACcctattgctgctctgaatgtggaaagGGATTTTCACAAAGATGCAGACTTGAAACCCACAAAACAGTTCATACCGGAGAGAAACCATATTCCTGttgtgaatgtggcaaacgattctctttCAAGAGCAGCTATAGCAACCACATGACaagtcacactggagagaagccatttgGCTGCTTGGAATGTGGAAAACGATTTTCAAAAAGTAGCACCCTTAAGGCCCACAAtaaaattcacactggagagaaacccttttgctgttctgagtgtggaAAACGATTTTTACAAAAGAGTCACCTTGAGAGCCACACAATTATTCACAAGGGGGAAAAACCCTTCAGCTGTTCTGAGTGTGGAAAAAGATTTTCAAGAAAACATTGCGTTAAGAGCCACATGAGAGTTCATACTCGAGGGAAGCCGTGA
- the LOC120533506 gene encoding gastrula zinc finger protein XlCGF57.1-like isoform X2 has protein sequence MDVTEAMYQSDMNAMEKRIVNIKEEEDCEWEYAYHQRKSLCIKNEDCEQGAVGIKEEAEEKPVVSGIQKQVKEEDLQSESVHLSGCRDGGVSGSVSPQGKINPIQEHSVSKKSDICSNAKTIEETSWRAPGGQSSSTSQSGENRLERRSLSLCLPVVVCPDVKYQQTAHGENITLTSTSDILTRSPMQLSALPVVHKTEIDTINTPQQVNSTPLEETCVLQEQKKSLKCASKDKGNPWNHVTQGPYVCSECGKQFSRKSNLKTHNRIHTGEKPHCCSECGKRFSQRIHLDSHRISHTGEKPFCCSECGRGFTRKHRLDSHMTIHTGTQPYSCVECGKRFGDRRNLKEHMRIHNGENPLCCSECGIRFSTRRNLYKHERIHNGGKPYCCGECGKVFTKRNALETHKIVHTGEKPYSCCECGKQFSFKSTYKSHMKAHTGEKPFGCSECGKRFSQRGHLENHMAIHTGEKPYCCCECGKRFSSKSYLRAHNSVHTVEKPYCCSECGKGFSQRCRLETHKTVHTGEKPYSCCECGKRFSFKSSYSNHMTSHTGEKPFGCLECGKRFSKSSTLKAHNKIHTGEKPFCCSECGKRFLQKSHLESHTIIHKGEKPFSCSECGKRFSRKHCVKSHMRVHTRGKP, from the exons ATGGATGTGACAGAGGCGATGTACCAGTCTGACATGAATGCGATGGAGAAAAGGATCGTAAATattaaggaggaggaggactgtgaaTGGGAATACGCCTATCATCAACGGAAAAGTCTGTGCATTAAAAATGAGGATTGTGAACAGGGGGCAGTGGGCATTAAGGAAGAGGCTGAGGAGAAGCCTGTCGTCAGTGGGATACAGAAACAAGTCAAGGAGGAAGACCTTCAGTCAGAGTCCGTCCATTTGTCTGGATGTAGAGATGGAGGTGTAAGTGGATCAGTCTCCCCTCAGGGTAAAATAAATCCCATTCAGGAGCATTCTGTCAGCAAGAAGTCTGATATTTGTTCTAATGCAAAGACCATTGAGGAAACATCATGGAGAGCACCAGGAGGCCAGTCATCATCTACGAGTCAGTCTGGAGAAA ATAGACTGGAGCGTCGCAGCTTGTCCTTGTGTCTACCTGTTGTGGTCTGTCCTGATGTGAAGTATCAACAGACGGCACATGGTGAAAATATAACATTGACATCTACATCAGATATTTTGACAAGATCCCCCATGCAGTTAAGTGCTCTGCCAGTTGTGCACAAAACAGAGATAGACACAATTAACACGCCACAACAAGTGAACAGTACTCCTTTGGAAGAAACGTGTGTCTTACAAGAGCAAAAGAAAAGTCTGAAATGTGCATCTAAAGACAAAGGCAATCCGTGGAACCATGTGACTCAAGGGCCTTAtgtctgttctgaatgtggaaagcaATTTTCACGAAAATCCAATCTTAAGACCCACAATAGAATTCACACTGGGGAAAAACcccattgctgttctgaatgtggaaaaagattTTCACAAAGGATCCATCTTGACAGCCACAGAATaagtcacactggagagaaacccttttgctgttctgaatgtggaagagGGTTTACAAGAAAGCATCGGCTCGATAGCCACATGACAATTCATACTGGAACTCAGCCATACAGCTGTgtagaatgtggcaaacgattcggTGACAGGAGAAATCTTAAAGAGCACATGAGAATTCACAATGGGGAAAATCCTCTCTGTTGTTCCGAGTGTGGTATACGATTCTCAACAAGGCGAAATCTATATAAACACGAAAGAATTCATAATGGAGGTAAACCCTATTGTTGTGGTGAATGTGGAAAagtatttacaaaaagaaatgcaCTTGAAACCCACAAAATAGTTCATACTGGGGAGAAACCGTATTCCTGTTGcgaatgtggtaaacaattctcATTCAAGAGCACCTATAAAAGCCACATGAAagctcacactggagagaagccatttgGCTGCTCGGAATGTGGAAAGCGATTTTCACAAAGAGGCCATCTTGAGAACCACATGGCAATTCATAcaggagagaaaccatattgctgttgtGAATGTGGAAAGAGATTTTCAAGTAAATCCTATCTTAGGGCTCACAATAGCGTTCACACTGTAGAGAAACcctattgctgctctgaatgtggaaagGGATTTTCACAAAGATGCAGACTTGAAACCCACAAAACAGTTCATACCGGAGAGAAACCATATTCCTGttgtgaatgtggcaaacgattctctttCAAGAGCAGCTATAGCAACCACATGACaagtcacactggagagaagccatttgGCTGCTTGGAATGTGGAAAACGATTTTCAAAAAGTAGCACCCTTAAGGCCCACAAtaaaattcacactggagagaaacccttttgctgttctgagtgtggaAAACGATTTTTACAAAAGAGTCACCTTGAGAGCCACACAATTATTCACAAGGGGGAAAAACCCTTCAGCTGTTCTGAGTGTGGAAAAAGATTTTCAAGAAAACATTGCGTTAAGAGCCACATGAGAGTTCATACTCGAGGGAAGCCGTGA